The segment AGCCATACCTGCCAGATCAGAGGTAAGCGGCTTTTCAGAGCGCTGTTTGAAAATCTGGTCACCTATGACGGCACTGGCTCCCTCGCGGTACCAATCAAACGACCAGCAAAGTCCGGTTAAAGCAATGATCAGCAACAGGAACGAGGAATAAAAGCCTAAGGAGTTGTGCAGGTCATGGTTAATGCGTTTCCAGTTACCACTGGTTTTCACTTTCAGGCCTTGTTTCCAGTTCTTTATTTTTTTAGGGAACCAGATCACCAAGCCAGTGATAATGATGAAGACGAAGATGATGGTAGAACCTCCCACGATGATCTTGCCGGGGTTCAGTTCACCAGGCTCCGCTTTCACCAGTAGAGTGCGGTGCAAGCCTTCCACGGCTTCAAAGAAACCGTGCGCCGGTCCTTCAGTAGTGCCTTTGATTTCACCGGTGTATTGATTGACCAGATACGTCTTACCGCGTCCTCCACCAGGGCCTCCTTTCTTTCCTTCTTTGCCTTTCCCGGCTGCAGGTCCGGCAACCATCGCCTGGGGAGCGTCCCCCTGTTTGGCTTTTTCTCCTTCCTGTTTACCGCTTTTTCCGCCCTCTTCTTTTTTAAGTGTGAAGCGGTAAGGTTTGGCAGGGTCTTGCGGAATTTGCAGAGCCGTTACTTTGCCTTTCTCCGCTTGCTGCAGTTTAGAGATAAGTTCATCTGGCGAAAGGGCTACCGCGTTGGCAGGTACCTCTACCTTGTATTTGCCGGGCTCCAACATCTCTTCCACTTCGGTGTGGAAGGTGAAGATGGTACCGGTAAGGCAAACCAAAAACAACACCAATCCGCTGGCCAATCCTAGCCAAAGGTGAATGTCGTTGAACAATTTTCGCCAGGTAAACTCTTTTTTCATGGGTGATCTTTCTCTTATAATGGATGATGGAGCTCAGTCTGGGGTTGCCTTTCCTGCTATCTTCTTTGGGTTTTATTCTAATTGATCACTCAATAAAAAACCCTCTGCTTCTCTAAATAACATACTTAAATATTATGAGACCGGCCTCAGACATAGCGAAGGCAAACTAACGATCTATTTAGATTAAATCCAAATAAAGAAAATAGCAAATGAATAACAACGTAAAAACGCTTCACTATCAATTATTTATGGTGTATAGGTTTTATACCAATCAATACCTATTTATAAGGAAGTAGACCTTGTGTAGGCCTTTTCTCCCCTTTTATATAATGCAAGGTCTCCGTATCTTTCTGCGTATTTTTAATCTTTTATGCTTAAGAAACTTATTTATACCGGGGCTTTGCTTTTTAGCACGGCAAGTGCGGTACAAGCTCAAAACGCACCCTCTTGGCTACGCTACTCCTCCATCTCACCAGACGGCCAAACCATTGTTTTCACCTACAAAGGCGATTTGTACCGGGTACCAGCCAGTGGTGGAAACGCAGTACCTCTCACAGTCCATGAAGCGCATGATTTCATGCCAGTTTGGAGCAAAGACGGCAAAACCATCGTGTTTGCCTCAGATCGTTATGGCAACTTTGATTTGTTCCAGATGCCAGCCACTGGGGGCGAGGCGCAGCGCATGACGTTCCACTCGGCCAACGAGTACCCGTATGAGTTCAGCCCCGATAGCAAAACTGTTTACTTTGGGTCTACCCGCATGGACATGGCTACAAACCGTCAGTTCCCTACGTTTGCTCAACCCGAGTTATACAAGGTGGCTTTAAGCGGCGGAAGAGTGCAGCAGATCCTGACTACTCCCGCCGAAGAAGTAAAGCTGAGCCAGAATGGCCAGATCATGCTGTACCAAGATAAAAAAGGGGGCGAAAACCAGTGGCGGAAGCACCATGTTTCTTCTGTGGCCCGCGACCTATGGAGCTATGACACTAAAACCGGCAAGCACACTAAACTCACCACTTTTGCCGGTGAAGACCGTACCCCTGTTTTTGCCGATAATGACAAAACCATCTATTATTTAAGCGAGGAAAGCGGCACCTTCAACGTACACCGCATGGCCGCTGACAAACCAGGCGCCTCTACCCAGCTCACCAAGTTTACCAAACACCCAATACGGTTCCTGACCGCCTCCAACAATGGTTTGCTTTGCTTCGGGTTTGACGGAGATCTGTATACGATGCAGGCCAACGGTGCTCCGCAAAAAGTGAACGTGGTTATCAATACCGATGCTAAAACGAACAACGAGCGCATTGTACCGGTAGCCGGAAATGGCGTGCAGGATTTAGCCGTGTCGCCAAACGGCAAAGAAGTAGCCTTCATCTACCGCGGCGAAGTTTTTGTTTCAGCGGTGGAGGGAAGTGCAACCAAACGCATCACCAACACTCCAGAGCAGGAACGCCACGTAAGCTTCTCGCCAGACGGTAAGACCTTGATCTATGCCACGGAACGCGGCAAAGGTTGGAAAATCTACCAGACGCAGATCACTCGTAAAGAGGAGCCCTATTTCTACGCCTCTACCCTGCTCAACGAAACGCCCATCATCAACAACGAAAAGGAAAACTATGAGCCTCAGTTCTCGCCAGACGGCAAAGAGATCGCGTTTGTGGAAGACCGCATGACATTGAAGGTTTACAACATTGCTGATAAGAAAGTACGCACCCTGCTCACCACCAATGAGCTGTTCTCCATGCGGGAGAACGACCAGTACTTTACCTGGAGCCCAGACAGCAAGTGGATTGCCTTTGACTTTTCAGAACCAGGTTTTGCCAACAGTGAAGTGGGCTTGATCTCTGCCGACGGCAAAAGCAAAAAGATCAACCTTACTGAAAGCGGCTATCAGGATGATTCTCCCCAGTGGATGGCAGGCGGTAAAATGCTCATCTGGAACAGTACCCGTGAAGGCATGCGTGCTCAGGCCAACAGCGGCGGAGCGCAGTCAGACATCTTTGCCATGTTCATGACCCAGGCCGCGTATGACAAATTCAGGTTAAGCAAAGAAGATTACGCCCTTATCAAAGAGCAGGAAGAAAAGGCTGCCAAAGAGAAGGAAAAAGAGAAAGACAAAAAGAAGAAAAAGGACGAAGAGGCACTGGCTATTGACTGGGAAGGATTAAAAACCCGCAAAGCACGCCTGACACTGCATTCTTCTCAATTAGGAGATGCCTTGGTTTCTAAAGACGGCGAGACATTGTATTACTTAGCTCGTTTTGAGAAAGGATACAACCTCTGGAGCACCAACCTTCGCACCAAGGAAACCAAAATGGCCGTGACGCTGAACGCCACCCGCGCCAGCATGGACTGGGACAAAGACTTCAAAAATCTGTTCCTGTTAGCCGATGGCCGGGTGATCAAGTTAGACCCAACCGCCAACAAGCAGGAAAATGTGGCCATAAGCGGTGACATGAACCTGAACGTAGCTGCGGAACGTGCTTTCATGTTTGAGCACGTGTGGCGCCGCACCAACAAGACTTTCTACACGGCTGGTTTCCACGGCGCCAACTGGGCTGCCTTGAAAGAAGACTATGAAAAGTACCTGCCACACATCAGCAACAACTACGAATTTTCTGAAATGCTGAGCGAATTGCTGGGCGAGCTGAACGTATCACACTCAGGATCCAGCTTCTCCAACGTCCCGGTAAATGCTGATGCAACGGCGTCTTTGGGGGTTTTCTATGACCAGAACTTTTTCGGAAACGGCCTCAAAATAGAAGAGGTGATTTTGGAAGGTCCACTGCAGAAAGCTGGTTTTGACGTGAAACCGGGTATGATTATCGAGAAAATTGATGGCGAAACCCTTACTCCTGAGAAAGACTATGCCCAGTTCCTGAACCGCAAAGCAGGCAAGAACACCCTGCTGACCATTTATGATCCGTCTTCTAAAAAGCGCAGAGACATCTCGGTAAAGCCTATCTCTGCAGGTGAAGAAAGCGGTTTGCTGTACAAGCGCTGGGTACGCCGCAACGCAGAGGAAGTAGATCGCCTGAGCAACGGCCAATTGGGCTACGTGCACATTCCAAGCATGAACGACCCTAGCTACCGCACCGTGTATGAGGAAGTGATGGGCAAATACGCCAACCGCAAAGGCATGGTGGTAGACTCCCGTAACAACGGCGGTGGTGACCTGGTAGCAGACCTTGCCATGTTCCTGAGCGGTAAAATGTTCCTGAACTACACCACAGACAATCGTGCCGTGGGTATTGAACCCGCTTTCAGATGGACGAAACCCAGTATTGCCTTAGCCAATGAAGCGAATTATTCAGATGGTCACTGCTTCGCGTTTAGCTACGTTGATTTGAAATTAGGCAAACTGGTAGGGATGCCGGTACCAGGCACCTGTACCTTCGCCGGATGGGAATCTCTCCAGGACAACAGCGTGCGCTGGGGTGTTCCGCCATTGGGCGTTAAGGATGTGCAGGGCCGCTATCTGGAGAACCTGCAAACTGAGCCAGACGTGAAAGTGATGAACGAGTACGAACTGGTAAGCAAAGGCAAAGACCAACAGTTGGAAGTAGCCGTACAGGAGCTTCTGAAAGAAGTTAAGTAATAAAGATACATTTAGAGAAAAGCCCGGTTCAGCCGGGCTTTTCTGCTTTTAGGGCCATTGGAAAACATCAACAAGTTTATTGGTAAGTGTTTCAAGTGTCTTTTTCAGAAAATAGCCGTAAAAATGAAATGCTAAACTTCTCACACCCCTATGCCTTCGGCTTATGAATAACAGAGACCTCAGCAAATTCCTAAGCCTGGTTCTTCGGCACAAACCTGAGGCTTTAGGCATACAGCTAGATAAAGAAGGCTGGACAAGCGTTGAGCAACTCCTGCAGAAACTTAACGCTAAAGGTAAACCTATTACCCGAGAACGTTTGGAAGAGGTTGTTTCAACGAATGACAAGCAGCGGTTTGCTTTCAATCAGGATCATACCCGCATCAGAGCCAATCAGGGACATTCATTAGCCGTTGACCTCCAATTGAAGGTAGTTAATCCACCAGAATTCCTGT is part of the Rufibacter tibetensis genome and harbors:
- a CDS encoding PepSY-associated TM helix domain-containing protein, with protein sequence MKKEFTWRKLFNDIHLWLGLASGLVLFLVCLTGTIFTFHTEVEEMLEPGKYKVEVPANAVALSPDELISKLQQAEKGKVTALQIPQDPAKPYRFTLKKEEGGKSGKQEGEKAKQGDAPQAMVAGPAAGKGKEGKKGGPGGGRGKTYLVNQYTGEIKGTTEGPAHGFFEAVEGLHRTLLVKAEPGELNPGKIIVGGSTIIFVFIIITGLVIWFPKKIKNWKQGLKVKTSGNWKRINHDLHNSLGFYSSFLLLIIALTGLCWSFDWYREGASAVIGDQIFKQRSEKPLTSDLAGMALQKPTIVSYINTTDAVLPYKGNYRISLPADSSGAVVLSKSQSGFFTLQAADKVQLDQYTGKPLKVEKFADKKFNEKIAASVKGLHVGEIFGTFSKIIYFICCLIATSLPVTGTLIWWNKLKKKSAKQTAPTRKVASRV
- a CDS encoding S41 family peptidase, producing the protein MLKKLIYTGALLFSTASAVQAQNAPSWLRYSSISPDGQTIVFTYKGDLYRVPASGGNAVPLTVHEAHDFMPVWSKDGKTIVFASDRYGNFDLFQMPATGGEAQRMTFHSANEYPYEFSPDSKTVYFGSTRMDMATNRQFPTFAQPELYKVALSGGRVQQILTTPAEEVKLSQNGQIMLYQDKKGGENQWRKHHVSSVARDLWSYDTKTGKHTKLTTFAGEDRTPVFADNDKTIYYLSEESGTFNVHRMAADKPGASTQLTKFTKHPIRFLTASNNGLLCFGFDGDLYTMQANGAPQKVNVVINTDAKTNNERIVPVAGNGVQDLAVSPNGKEVAFIYRGEVFVSAVEGSATKRITNTPEQERHVSFSPDGKTLIYATERGKGWKIYQTQITRKEEPYFYASTLLNETPIINNEKENYEPQFSPDGKEIAFVEDRMTLKVYNIADKKVRTLLTTNELFSMRENDQYFTWSPDSKWIAFDFSEPGFANSEVGLISADGKSKKINLTESGYQDDSPQWMAGGKMLIWNSTREGMRAQANSGGAQSDIFAMFMTQAAYDKFRLSKEDYALIKEQEEKAAKEKEKEKDKKKKKDEEALAIDWEGLKTRKARLTLHSSQLGDALVSKDGETLYYLARFEKGYNLWSTNLRTKETKMAVTLNATRASMDWDKDFKNLFLLADGRVIKLDPTANKQENVAISGDMNLNVAAERAFMFEHVWRRTNKTFYTAGFHGANWAALKEDYEKYLPHISNNYEFSEMLSELLGELNVSHSGSSFSNVPVNADATASLGVFYDQNFFGNGLKIEEVILEGPLQKAGFDVKPGMIIEKIDGETLTPEKDYAQFLNRKAGKNTLLTIYDPSSKKRRDISVKPISAGEESGLLYKRWVRRNAEEVDRLSNGQLGYVHIPSMNDPSYRTVYEEVMGKYANRKGMVVDSRNNGGGDLVADLAMFLSGKMFLNYTTDNRAVGIEPAFRWTKPSIALANEANYSDGHCFAFSYVDLKLGKLVGMPVPGTCTFAGWESLQDNSVRWGVPPLGVKDVQGRYLENLQTEPDVKVMNEYELVSKGKDQQLEVAVQELLKEVK
- a CDS encoding RNA 2'-phosphotransferase; its protein translation is MNNRDLSKFLSLVLRHKPEALGIQLDKEGWTSVEQLLQKLNAKGKPITRERLEEVVSTNDKQRFAFNQDHTRIRANQGHSLAVDLQLKVVNPPEFLYHGTAERNVASILQNGLHKRSRQYVHLSSEVDTARKVGARHGKPFIFLVKSGLMRQEGINFYRSENKVWLTDYVAPEYLEMYKEP